A stretch of the Denticeps clupeoides chromosome 6, fDenClu1.1, whole genome shotgun sequence genome encodes the following:
- the cox8a gene encoding cytochrome c oxidase subunit 8A, mitochondrial, with the protein MSALLRALSTLRSAPAVRGVAVSQRANVATKAAKDPIGPAETVFGLTLFALTILGPSGWILAHLESYKKRD; encoded by the exons ATGTCTGCGCTTTTGAGAGCCCTGTCCACCCTGCGATCCGCGCCGGCTGTGCGCGGAGTCGCCGTCTCCCAGCGGGCCAATGTGGCCACCAAAGCCGCCAAGGATCCTATCGGCCCTGCC GAGACTGTGTTCGGTCTCACCCTGTTTGCACTGACCATTCTGGGACCATCCGGCTGGATTCTGGCCCACCTTGAGAGCTACAAGAAGAGAGATTGA
- the otub1a gene encoding ubiquitin thioesterase OTUB1a isoform X1, with product MADEKEAVSVEEADGVNSLAYDEAIMAQQDRIQQEIATSIPLVSGVNDISILKKEYAQDDTVYQQKIKDLQKKYVSIRKTRPDGNCFYRAFGFSHLESLLDDTKELQRFKAIAAKSKLDLVSQGFTEFTIEDFHNTFMDLIEMSEKQQSIGDLLSSFNDQSVSDYLVVYLRLLTSGFLQKEEDFFQHFIEGGRTVREFCQQEVEPMSKESDHIHIIALAQALDVAILVEYMDRGEGGTVNHHVFPEGGDPRIFLLYRPGHYDILYK from the exons ATGGCGGATGAGAAAGAAGCGGTGTCCGTAGAGGAGGCAGATG GAGTCAACAGTCTTGCATATGATGAAGCCATCATGGCGCAGCAGGATAGAATACAACAAGAG ATAGCCACCAGCATTCCTCTAGTTTCAGGCGTGAATGATATATCAATACTAAAGAAAGAATATGCACAAGATGACACAGTGTACCAGCAGAAAATTAAG gatttacagaaaaagTATGTCTCAATCCGTAAAACCCGGCCAGACGGGAACTGTTTCTACAGAGCCTTTGGCTTCTCTCACCTGGAGTCACTGCTGGACGACACTAAGGAGCTCCAGAG ATTTAAAGCGATCGCCGCTAAGAGCAAGTTGGATCTTGTGAGCCAGGGATTCACAGAGTTCACAATTGAAGATTTTCACAACACA TTTATGGACCTGATTGAAATGAGTGAAAAGCAGCAGTCCATTGGGGATCTTCTGTCCTCCTTTAATGATCAGAGTGTGTCAGACTACCTGGTGGTTTACCTACGTCTGCTGACATCTGGATTCCTGCAGAAAGAGGAggatttttttcaacatttcatTGAGGGTGGACGCACAGTCAGAGAGTTCTGCCAGCAG GAGGTGGAGCCAATGTCCAAGGAGAGTGACCACATCCACATCATTGCTTTGGCACAGGCCTTAGATGTGGCCATACTGGTGGAGTACATGGACAGAGGAGAGGGCGGCACAGTCAACCACCATGTCTTTCCAGAGGGTGGTGATCCTCGCATCTTCCTTCTCTACAGACCAGGGCATTATGACATACTGTATAAATAG
- the otub1a gene encoding ubiquitin thioesterase OTUB1a isoform X2 → MAQQDRIQQEIATSIPLVSGVNDISILKKEYAQDDTVYQQKIKDLQKKYVSIRKTRPDGNCFYRAFGFSHLESLLDDTKELQRFKAIAAKSKLDLVSQGFTEFTIEDFHNTFMDLIEMSEKQQSIGDLLSSFNDQSVSDYLVVYLRLLTSGFLQKEEDFFQHFIEGGRTVREFCQQEVEPMSKESDHIHIIALAQALDVAILVEYMDRGEGGTVNHHVFPEGGDPRIFLLYRPGHYDILYK, encoded by the exons ATGGCGCAGCAGGATAGAATACAACAAGAG ATAGCCACCAGCATTCCTCTAGTTTCAGGCGTGAATGATATATCAATACTAAAGAAAGAATATGCACAAGATGACACAGTGTACCAGCAGAAAATTAAG gatttacagaaaaagTATGTCTCAATCCGTAAAACCCGGCCAGACGGGAACTGTTTCTACAGAGCCTTTGGCTTCTCTCACCTGGAGTCACTGCTGGACGACACTAAGGAGCTCCAGAG ATTTAAAGCGATCGCCGCTAAGAGCAAGTTGGATCTTGTGAGCCAGGGATTCACAGAGTTCACAATTGAAGATTTTCACAACACA TTTATGGACCTGATTGAAATGAGTGAAAAGCAGCAGTCCATTGGGGATCTTCTGTCCTCCTTTAATGATCAGAGTGTGTCAGACTACCTGGTGGTTTACCTACGTCTGCTGACATCTGGATTCCTGCAGAAAGAGGAggatttttttcaacatttcatTGAGGGTGGACGCACAGTCAGAGAGTTCTGCCAGCAG GAGGTGGAGCCAATGTCCAAGGAGAGTGACCACATCCACATCATTGCTTTGGCACAGGCCTTAGATGTGGCCATACTGGTGGAGTACATGGACAGAGGAGAGGGCGGCACAGTCAACCACCATGTCTTTCCAGAGGGTGGTGATCCTCGCATCTTCCTTCTCTACAGACCAGGGCATTATGACATACTGTATAAATAG
- the epdl2 gene encoding ependymin — MKTIVLLCIGLSGLFAIIDAQFPHHCKSPPLMEGRLMVYVTKDNLVMFDRFSYDAFERRIRLREFIHVQNQTYHEDILLLFREGVYYSISYLNSTCVKKSFKGDFRPIEIPKDAKFQAQVVIGSLSEPGAGVLANNWNGKEDNVLYSATFTEFGCLPIMVLENSEAIGDVMASYFDMVVGIEDPDTFFPPSFCESVELTESDGLDPFTAIWVKQSN; from the exons ATGAAGACCATCGTTCTGCTGTGCATCGGCCTCAGCGGCCTATTTGCGATCATTGATGCACAATTTCCTCACCACTGCA AATCCCCGCCTTTAATGGAGGGCCGTTTGATGGTG TATGTCACCAAGGACAACCTGGTGATGTTTGACCGATTCTCCTATGACGCTTTTGAGAGGAGGATTCGTCTGAGGGAATTCATCCATGTTCAAAACCAAACCTACCATGAGGACATTCTGCTGCTTTTCAGAGAG GGCGTCTACTACTCCATCAGTTATCTCAACAGCACGTGTGTTAAGAAGAGCTTCAAGGGTGACTTCCGTCCCATAGAGATCCCTAAAGACGCCAAGTTTCAGGCTCAGGTGGTCATCGGGAGCCTCTCTGAGCCAGGAGCAGGTGTACTGGCCAACAACTGGAATGGAAAAGAGGACAATG TTTTGTACTCTGCAACCTTCACCGAGTTTGGCTGCCTGCCGATTATGGTCCTGGAGAATTCTGAGGCGATAGGCGACGTCATGGCAAG CTATTTTGACATGGTGGTTGGAATCGAGGATCCGGATACGTTCTTCCCGCCATCTTTCTGCGAGTCAGTGGAGTTAACAGAGTCAGATGGTCTCGACCCATTCACGGCCATTTGGGTTAAACAGAGCAATTAA